A single window of Vibrio alfacsensis DNA harbors:
- the envZ gene encoding two-component system sensor histidine kinase EnvZ, producing the protein MRIRSSFTQSILLFVSLLLASQVFSYYAVFNYALMPSLQQFNKILAHELNLVLDEDGLLKSDAPLRHQLLENLGVTVHSVDSEMMDEFNHAMSIDLMSEEMSQELGSPTEVRLLLGSESYILWMRIDELPNSIIRVPLSELQEEDFAPLFRNSLMMALLIIAGGWLFIRLQNRPLIELEKAAKGVGRGEIPPPLPEKGASEIRSVTRAFNQMSKGIQELEEDRALLMAGISHDLRTPLTRIRLATEMMSPEDSYLAEGIISDTEECNEIISQFMDYLKPVNKESFEQVDINTITSDVATSEGGYEVEIETDLNANIPTAKGSPIAIKRAVSNLVVNALRYGNGWVKVSTGTTADKQLVWVCVEDNGPGIEPSQIAKLFEPFTRGDTARGSEGTGLGLAIVKRIVSQHSGSVIIRNRSEGGLIAQISFPTK; encoded by the coding sequence ATGCGAATCCGAAGTTCATTTACACAATCCATTCTACTGTTTGTCTCTTTGCTTCTTGCTAGCCAAGTCTTTTCTTATTACGCCGTTTTTAACTATGCGTTGATGCCAAGCCTGCAACAGTTCAACAAAATACTCGCTCATGAATTAAATTTGGTGCTTGATGAAGACGGTTTATTGAAATCGGATGCGCCATTACGCCATCAATTGCTTGAAAACTTGGGCGTGACGGTTCATAGCGTTGATAGCGAAATGATGGATGAATTCAATCATGCTATGTCGATCGATTTAATGTCGGAAGAAATGAGCCAAGAGCTTGGTTCTCCGACTGAAGTACGACTGTTGCTGGGCAGTGAAAGCTACATTTTATGGATGCGCATCGACGAGTTGCCAAATTCCATCATTCGAGTTCCTCTGTCTGAACTGCAAGAAGAAGATTTTGCCCCGCTATTTCGTAATAGTTTGATGATGGCGCTACTGATCATCGCGGGCGGTTGGTTATTCATTCGTTTGCAAAACCGTCCGTTAATCGAATTAGAGAAAGCGGCAAAAGGGGTTGGGCGAGGGGAAATCCCACCACCATTACCAGAAAAAGGAGCGTCAGAGATCCGTTCTGTGACTCGGGCATTTAATCAAATGTCGAAAGGTATCCAAGAACTGGAAGAAGATAGAGCACTTTTAATGGCTGGGATCAGTCACGATTTGCGTACGCCATTGACTCGAATCCGTCTTGCGACAGAAATGATGTCACCAGAAGACAGCTATTTGGCGGAGGGGATCATTAGCGATACGGAAGAGTGTAACGAAATCATCAGTCAGTTTATGGATTACCTCAAACCCGTCAATAAAGAGTCGTTTGAGCAAGTGGACATCAATACGATCACTAGCGATGTCGCGACTTCGGAGGGCGGCTATGAAGTAGAAATTGAGACGGATTTGAACGCGAACATACCAACCGCGAAAGGCAGTCCGATTGCTATCAAGCGCGCTGTGAGTAACTTGGTGGTCAATGCGTTACGTTATGGAAATGGCTGGGTAAAAGTCAGTACGGGCACCACGGCGGACAAGCAATTGGTGTGGGTGTGTGTCGAAGACAATGGCCCAGGGATCGAGCCCTCACAAATTGCGAAGTTGTTTGAACCGTTTACACGCGGTGATACGGCTCGCGGTAGTGAGGGGACAGGGTTAGGGCTGGCTATTGTAAAGCGTATTGTCAGCCAACATTCTGGCTCGGTGATCATCCGAAATCGGAGTGAAGGCGGCCTGATCGCGCAAATTAGTTTCCCTACAAAATAA
- a CDS encoding RimK/LysX family protein produces the protein MMKKMSLALALSSALLATPLAWSQSLSATTQAPIYQLDDKPVLGRVESVHYSDIPELSDVPFIGKIDTGADTTSMHADNIHVTSSNPEYKELKDDKLMWAIVDDLGGTNAKWTVESFKPYQVTVSFTLHHPYTGEEVKITDDLDRISAIRSRTSEKPILRPTVKMPMTIAGHTVDTVVNLTKRTQFSAPVLIGKTYLDNNAWVFAGYDYLQEQPNAQMIGKKETVSIEGLPYKVSISTSSRYTNVHALNIKVDKKKQQVSFTLEGENGKRHSMTLPLIRMLKTSKGERPLVYLPVKVSETETQQWLVYLRDRSGFSSQIRLGKDVASQHFVIDTDRENLLGGVEKSFKNALKSKPLVISPQESVNIDGYSLPAYPTFTVKTPLLRVNGFELTTKDKKEVVTFYLPTSNGKEEKITKPVLKKLKVGDAVRPVVEGDFILGDKETSVKFAIDLLEKDQQQPFFVFGHNMAKGGVLLNTRADHLLDAQPLFKAGHIEVAEVEGLSFPVKLDTGADVSSINAQNIKQFEKDGKKMVSFNYENDAGMKKAFTKPVVDVMRITAKKGEKANERPVVEMHVKLGELEKKIRVNLQDRSRFHYSMILGKNFLKHGAVVASDTNYIVTEKPDYEE, from the coding sequence ATGATGAAGAAAATGTCTTTGGCTCTGGCGCTTTCAAGTGCTTTACTAGCGACCCCCTTAGCTTGGTCTCAGTCTCTTTCTGCTACAACGCAAGCACCTATCTACCAACTTGATGACAAGCCGGTTTTAGGTCGTGTCGAAAGTGTGCACTACAGTGATATTCCGGAATTAAGTGACGTGCCTTTTATTGGAAAAATCGATACGGGCGCTGATACCACGTCAATGCACGCTGACAATATTCACGTGACCAGTTCCAACCCAGAGTACAAAGAACTAAAAGATGACAAATTGATGTGGGCGATTGTCGACGATCTAGGCGGAACCAACGCGAAGTGGACGGTGGAAAGTTTCAAGCCGTATCAAGTGACCGTGAGCTTTACTCTTCATCACCCTTACACTGGAGAAGAGGTCAAAATCACCGATGATTTAGACCGTATCAGTGCCATTCGCAGCCGTACCAGTGAAAAACCTATTTTGCGCCCAACCGTCAAAATGCCAATGACCATTGCCGGCCACACCGTTGATACCGTGGTGAACCTTACTAAGCGTACGCAATTTTCTGCCCCAGTTTTGATTGGTAAGACGTACCTCGATAACAACGCATGGGTGTTTGCAGGTTATGACTATTTGCAAGAGCAACCCAACGCCCAGATGATTGGTAAAAAAGAAACGGTGAGTATCGAGGGGCTCCCTTACAAAGTGAGCATTTCGACATCTAGCCGCTATACCAACGTTCATGCACTCAATATCAAGGTCGATAAAAAGAAGCAGCAAGTTTCTTTTACCTTGGAGGGGGAAAATGGCAAGCGCCATTCAATGACGCTGCCATTGATCCGAATGCTGAAAACCAGCAAGGGTGAGCGACCATTGGTGTACCTCCCTGTAAAAGTGAGTGAAACCGAGACTCAACAATGGTTGGTTTACTTGCGTGACCGTAGCGGCTTTAGTTCGCAGATTCGCTTAGGGAAAGACGTTGCGAGTCAACACTTTGTGATTGATACCGATAGAGAAAATTTACTCGGTGGGGTCGAGAAATCTTTTAAGAATGCTTTGAAATCGAAACCATTGGTGATTTCACCTCAAGAGTCGGTGAATATTGATGGCTACAGCCTGCCTGCGTATCCAACCTTTACGGTCAAAACCCCATTACTTCGAGTAAATGGCTTTGAGTTGACGACAAAAGACAAAAAAGAGGTGGTAACGTTCTACTTACCAACAAGTAATGGCAAAGAAGAGAAAATTACGAAGCCAGTGCTTAAGAAACTTAAGGTTGGCGATGCTGTTCGCCCTGTTGTTGAGGGCGACTTTATCTTGGGTGATAAAGAAACCTCAGTTAAGTTTGCCATTGATTTGTTGGAAAAAGACCAGCAGCAACCATTTTTCGTATTTGGTCATAACATGGCAAAAGGGGGCGTATTGCTGAATACGCGTGCGGATCATTTGTTGGATGCACAGCCGCTTTTCAAGGCGGGGCACATTGAAGTTGCTGAAGTGGAAGGGCTTTCTTTCCCAGTCAAATTGGACACTGGCGCTGATGTGAGTTCCATTAATGCACAAAACATCAAACAGTTTGAAAAAGACGGTAAAAAGATGGTGAGCTTTAACTATGAAAACGACGCTGGCATGAAAAAAGCGTTCACCAAACCTGTGGTCGATGTGATGCGTATTACCGCGAAAAAAGGCGAGAAAGCTAATGAGCGCCCGGTGGTCGAAATGCACGTAAAATTGGGTGAATTAGAGAAGAAAATTCGCGTTAATTTACAAGACCGTAGCCGTTTTCATTACAGTATGATTTTGGGTAAGAACTTTTTGAAACATGGTGCGGTCGTTGCCAGTGATACCAACTACATCGTGACTGAAAAGCCGGATTACGAAGAGTAA
- the ompR gene encoding two-component system response regulator OmpR, with product MQENHKILVVDDDARLRALLERYLSEQGFQVRSVANGEQMDRLLTRENFHLMVLDLMLPGEDGLSICRRLRHANNMLPILMLTAKGDEVDRIVGLEVGADDYLPKPFNPRELLARIKAVLRRQTVELPGAPSTEEKVVEFGEFRLNLGTREMFRGEEAMPLTSGEFAVLKALVTNAREPMSRDKLMNMARGREYSAMERSIDVQISRLRRMLEDDPSKPRYIQTVWGLGYVFVPDGKEA from the coding sequence ATGCAGGAAAATCATAAAATATTAGTGGTCGATGACGATGCTCGTTTACGTGCGCTGTTGGAGCGTTACCTTTCTGAGCAAGGTTTTCAGGTGAGAAGTGTAGCTAACGGCGAACAGATGGACCGTCTTCTGACTCGTGAAAACTTCCACCTTATGGTTTTGGACTTAATGTTGCCGGGTGAGGATGGACTTTCGATTTGTCGACGTCTACGTCATGCGAACAACATGTTGCCAATTCTTATGCTGACAGCAAAAGGTGATGAAGTAGACCGCATTGTCGGTCTTGAGGTCGGCGCAGATGATTACCTACCAAAGCCGTTTAACCCGCGTGAGCTTTTGGCTCGAATTAAAGCGGTACTGCGCCGTCAAACGGTTGAACTGCCGGGCGCGCCAAGCACGGAAGAGAAAGTGGTTGAGTTTGGTGAATTTCGTCTGAATCTAGGCACTCGTGAGATGTTCCGCGGTGAAGAGGCAATGCCACTGACTTCAGGTGAATTTGCGGTACTTAAAGCCTTGGTTACGAATGCTCGTGAGCCAATGTCGCGCGATAAGTTGATGAACATGGCTCGTGGTCGTGAGTACTCAGCAATGGAGCGTTCTATTGACGTCCAGATTTCTCGTCTACGCCGCATGTTAGAAGATGATCCAAGTAAACCACGCTATATTCAAACTGTGTGGGGCTTAGGTTACGTCTTCGTTCCAGACGGCAAAGAAGCGTAA
- a CDS encoding alpha/beta hydrolase family protein: MNKSKRLAVTAVTIAALYTTPVFAKDQQNAPLTSAELFSKSSAYFNPKISPDGKHLAFESNIDGKDALVILNAKTMQPSSVLRFNGNEQVGDYHWINNERVVASKEYLKSWSTAPVSYGELVSANVDGKKYAYIFGYNPPKSSKLIRSASIVKAFGHVLDILPDDDRHILVSALPIGDYKFDIERPSEVYRVNVYNGRRSKITTSPVGFSRFLTDHNGEVRFVSGLNSKNKVELYYRVNEQWRSSNKIQSLKSFKEFYPISFGSNQDSVYAAVSYKGEPRAVHRLNLKTGKSTKVASDASVDPKNYWLDPDSKQLYAVEFESDYPTYAFVDPKNKRSEYLQQILTSLPGHQVRLVSETDTGDAYVIMAFNDRNPGDYYLFTTQPKEIRYLFSAREWLDPAKMAEVKPVEFTSRDGKRITGYLTLPPNAEPKNLPLIINPHGGPHGPRDWWEFREENQFLASHGYAVLQVNFRGSGGFGKQFEEAGYQKWGTDIQYDIIDATKHIISEGIADKQRVCISGGSFGGYSALKSASIAPDLFQCAVGTAGVYDLELMFKEGDVPDSKMGLSYLTEVLGDDPRTLKAMSPTHNADKLKSAILLVHGGKDQRAPIEQFNAMTKALDNIKYPYETFVLDDEGHGFYKDEHRAKYYAHVLNFFDKHLKN; the protein is encoded by the coding sequence ATGAACAAAAGCAAACGGCTTGCAGTCACAGCAGTAACCATTGCCGCGTTATATACCACTCCGGTTTTCGCAAAGGATCAGCAAAATGCTCCTCTCACATCCGCAGAGCTCTTTTCAAAAAGTTCCGCCTACTTCAACCCCAAAATATCTCCAGACGGTAAACATTTAGCATTCGAATCGAACATTGATGGCAAAGACGCCTTGGTCATTCTCAATGCTAAAACCATGCAACCAAGCAGTGTGTTACGTTTTAATGGCAATGAACAAGTCGGTGACTATCACTGGATTAATAACGAGCGTGTTGTTGCCTCGAAAGAGTATTTAAAAAGTTGGTCAACCGCGCCAGTAAGTTATGGCGAATTGGTATCAGCCAATGTTGACGGGAAAAAATACGCCTACATCTTTGGTTATAATCCGCCAAAATCAAGTAAGTTGATACGTTCAGCCTCCATCGTCAAAGCGTTTGGTCATGTATTAGATATCTTGCCCGATGATGACCGACACATCTTGGTGTCCGCACTACCAATTGGCGATTACAAATTTGATATAGAAAGACCAAGTGAAGTCTATCGAGTCAATGTTTACAATGGGCGGCGCTCTAAAATAACTACATCTCCAGTGGGATTTAGTCGTTTTCTGACCGATCATAATGGCGAGGTACGCTTTGTTTCTGGTCTCAATAGCAAAAATAAAGTGGAACTTTATTATCGCGTCAATGAGCAATGGAGAAGCTCTAATAAGATCCAATCATTAAAGAGCTTCAAAGAGTTTTACCCCATCTCTTTTGGCAGTAATCAAGACTCTGTTTATGCTGCCGTCAGTTACAAAGGGGAGCCAAGAGCGGTCCATCGCCTAAATTTAAAAACCGGTAAAAGCACAAAAGTCGCATCCGATGCGAGCGTCGATCCAAAAAACTACTGGCTTGATCCAGATTCAAAACAGCTTTATGCGGTGGAGTTTGAGAGCGATTATCCAACCTATGCCTTTGTCGATCCCAAAAACAAGCGCAGTGAATATCTCCAACAAATCCTTACCTCCCTACCCGGACACCAAGTTAGATTAGTCAGTGAAACCGATACGGGTGACGCCTATGTCATTATGGCATTCAACGACCGAAACCCTGGTGATTACTACCTATTTACAACGCAACCAAAAGAAATACGCTATTTGTTTTCGGCCAGAGAATGGTTAGATCCTGCGAAAATGGCAGAAGTAAAACCGGTCGAATTCACCAGTCGTGATGGAAAACGCATCACGGGATACCTCACTCTGCCACCCAATGCCGAACCGAAAAATCTCCCACTCATCATCAACCCACATGGAGGGCCTCATGGGCCAAGAGATTGGTGGGAATTTCGCGAAGAAAACCAGTTTCTTGCCAGTCATGGCTATGCGGTATTGCAAGTCAACTTCCGAGGCAGTGGTGGCTTTGGCAAACAATTTGAAGAAGCAGGCTACCAAAAATGGGGCACGGACATTCAATATGACATTATTGACGCCACCAAGCACATCATCAGCGAAGGCATTGCCGACAAACAGCGAGTGTGTATTTCAGGTGGGAGCTTTGGTGGATACAGCGCGCTTAAATCGGCGAGCATCGCACCAGACTTGTTTCAGTGTGCGGTCGGCACAGCCGGTGTTTATGATCTTGAATTGATGTTCAAAGAGGGAGATGTTCCAGATAGTAAAATGGGGCTCAGCTACTTAACCGAAGTCCTCGGTGACGACCCAAGAACCCTCAAAGCGATGTCTCCAACGCATAATGCAGACAAGCTGAAGTCTGCGATCCTACTCGTTCATGGTGGCAAAGATCAACGCGCCCCTATCGAACAATTTAATGCGATGACAAAAGCGTTGGACAACATTAAATACCCTTATGAGACGTTTGTTCTCGATGACGAGGGACACGGTTTTTACAAAGATGAGCATCGAGCGAAATATTACGCTCATGTGCTCAACTTCTTTGATAAGCATTTGAAAAACTAG
- a CDS encoding uracil-xanthine permease family protein: MTTSNRPSELVYQLNDRPPLPQTIFAALQHLLAMFVAVITPSLIICQSLGVPAEQTNTIISMSLFASGVSSFIQIRTFGPIGSGLLSIQGTSFNFLGPIIGAGLSLQAGGADLNTMMAAIFGTILVASFAEIFLSRVLEHARRIITPLVSGIVVTLIGLTLIQVGLVSMGGGYAAMSDGSFGSLDKLALAGTVLGLIVILNRSKNPYLRVASIVIAMLVGYVMAYFMGMVDTSKLGQTDLIALPIPMQYGLGFDWSLFIPLVLIFFITALEAIGDITATSEVSGEPVKGPIYMKRIKGGVLADGLNSAIAAVFNSFPNSTFSQNNGIIMLTGVASRYVGYFIAGMLVILGLFPGVASFVQLIPEPVLGGATIVMFGTIAAAGVRIISRVELDRRAILIMALSFSMGLGIAQKPEILQFMPDFIKSIFSTGVAAGGITAIILNLLLPEKLEEDTEELVTQEVKSS, from the coding sequence ATGACAACTTCAAACCGACCTTCGGAATTGGTCTATCAACTCAATGACCGTCCACCATTGCCTCAGACTATTTTTGCTGCACTTCAGCACTTATTGGCAATGTTCGTGGCCGTCATTACACCATCCTTGATTATCTGCCAATCTTTAGGCGTACCTGCTGAGCAGACCAACACCATCATTAGCATGTCGTTGTTTGCATCTGGCGTGTCTTCTTTTATTCAAATTCGCACTTTCGGCCCAATCGGTTCAGGGCTGTTGTCTATACAAGGCACGAGCTTCAATTTCTTAGGCCCAATTATTGGTGCAGGCCTGTCACTGCAAGCTGGCGGCGCGGATCTTAACACCATGATGGCCGCTATATTCGGCACCATTTTAGTCGCTTCATTTGCTGAGATTTTTCTTTCACGAGTTCTAGAGCACGCACGTCGAATCATTACACCGTTGGTATCGGGTATTGTCGTGACACTGATTGGTCTAACGCTGATTCAAGTCGGTTTGGTATCAATGGGCGGTGGCTATGCGGCAATGAGCGACGGATCGTTTGGTAGCCTAGATAAGCTGGCATTAGCAGGAACCGTACTGGGTTTAATCGTCATTTTGAACCGATCGAAAAACCCATATCTTCGCGTTGCTTCCATCGTGATTGCTATGCTCGTAGGTTACGTGATGGCTTACTTCATGGGCATGGTTGATACCTCAAAACTGGGACAGACCGATCTCATTGCTCTACCAATTCCAATGCAATACGGCCTTGGTTTTGACTGGTCACTGTTCATTCCACTTGTGTTGATTTTCTTTATCACAGCCCTAGAAGCGATTGGCGACATCACCGCGACATCTGAAGTCTCTGGTGAGCCAGTGAAAGGGCCGATTTACATGAAGCGCATTAAAGGCGGCGTGTTAGCTGATGGCCTAAACTCTGCGATTGCAGCCGTATTCAATAGCTTCCCTAACTCTACATTCAGCCAAAACAACGGCATCATCATGCTGACAGGCGTAGCAAGTCGCTATGTGGGCTACTTCATTGCCGGTATGTTGGTGATTCTTGGTTTGTTCCCGGGCGTAGCGAGTTTCGTTCAGTTGATTCCTGAGCCCGTATTAGGTGGCGCAACCATCGTTATGTTTGGCACGATTGCCGCAGCAGGTGTGCGCATTATTTCTCGTGTAGAACTCGACCGCCGTGCGATTCTCATCATGGCACTGTCATTTTCAATGGGTCTAGGCATTGCACAAAAACCTGAAATTCTTCAGTTCATGCCAGACTTTATTAAGAGCATCTTCTCAACGGGTGTTGCGGCAGGTGGTATCACCGCGATCATATTGAATCTCCTGCTTCCTGAAAAATTGGAAGAAGACACTGAAGAGCTTGTCACTCAAGAAGTAAAATCGTCTTAA
- the trmH gene encoding tRNA (guanosine(18)-2'-O)-methyltransferase TrmH: MNLERYNRIHQVLKARQTDLTLCLEEVHKPNNVSAVIRTADATGLHKVHAIWPDKMRTLTHTSAGARNWVEVETHNTIETAITELKAQGMQVLVTNLSDTAVDFRDIDYTKPTAIILGSEKVGASEQAKKLADHDIIIPMIGMVQSLNVSVASAVILYEAQRQREAAGMYNREESALPKETINRILFERGHPVLAKVAKRKGLDYPQLDDEGQIIADEAWWKEMQSK, encoded by the coding sequence ATGAATTTAGAACGTTACAACCGCATTCACCAAGTGCTCAAGGCACGTCAAACTGACCTTACTCTCTGTCTAGAAGAAGTCCATAAGCCAAATAATGTCTCCGCCGTGATCCGAACGGCTGATGCTACAGGTCTGCACAAAGTTCACGCGATTTGGCCAGATAAGATGCGTACCCTTACCCACACCTCAGCAGGTGCTCGAAATTGGGTTGAAGTAGAAACACACAACACCATTGAAACGGCAATTACTGAGCTAAAAGCACAAGGTATGCAGGTATTGGTCACCAACCTATCCGATACCGCCGTTGATTTTCGCGACATCGACTACACCAAGCCAACCGCAATTATTCTTGGTAGCGAGAAAGTTGGCGCATCTGAGCAAGCGAAAAAATTAGCCGATCACGACATCATCATCCCAATGATTGGTATGGTGCAGTCTTTGAACGTATCAGTCGCCAGTGCCGTAATCCTCTACGAAGCACAGCGTCAGCGTGAAGCTGCAGGCATGTACAACCGTGAAGAAAGTGCACTACCAAAAGAGACCATCAACCGTATTTTGTTTGAGCGCGGCCATCCTGTACTGGCTAAAGTCGCCAAGCGCAAAGGGTTAGATTACCCTCAACTTGATGATGAAGGTCAGATCATCGCAGATGAGGCGTGGTGGAAAGAGATGCAAAGTAAATAA
- the recG gene encoding ATP-dependent DNA helicase RecG: MSAQMLSAVPLSSLAGVGAKVAEKLAKVGLHSVQDLLFHLPLRYEDRTRIYPIAKLHAGLWAAVQGRVMAVDTIFGKRKMLTVKISDGNGTITLRFFNFTAAIKNNFSQGKLVHAYGEVKRGGIGLEIVHPDYKFYVSEQKPDVEQSLTPVYPTTDGLRQITLRNLTEQALALLDKAAVQELLPSGLYDHQITMSQALHTIHRPPPSINVDEFDEGKHPAQIRLIMEELLAQNLSMLAVRSKGQQDVALPLASCEHLKNQLLAQLPFSPTNAQTRVVKEIEADLEKAHPMMRLVQGDVGSGKTLVAALAAVRAIEHGYQVALMAPTELLAEQHAINFANWFEKMGVKVGWLAGKLKGKAKEAELARIASGEAQMVVGTHALFQEHVEFHHLALVIIDEQHRFGVHQRLELREKGAKQGAYPHQLIMTATPIPRTLAMTAYADLETSVIDELPPGRTPIQTVAIPDTKRADIVERVRNACLNEGKQAYWVCTLIDESEVLEAQAAADTAEELQRKLPDVKIGLVHGRMKPAEKQAVMQDFKDNKLHLLVATTVIEVGVDVPNSSLMIIENPERLGLAQLHQLRGRVGRGSVASHCVLLYHSPLSKTAQKRLGVLRESNDGFVIAQKDLEIRGPGELLGTKQTGLADFKIADLVRDQRLIPEVQRIARYIHDNYPANANAIIDRWLGERDIYSKA; encoded by the coding sequence ATGTCTGCCCAAATGTTATCTGCTGTTCCTTTAAGTTCTCTCGCTGGAGTTGGCGCGAAAGTCGCAGAAAAACTCGCCAAAGTTGGCTTACATAGTGTCCAAGATTTATTGTTCCACCTTCCTCTTCGCTACGAAGATCGCACCCGTATTTATCCTATCGCCAAACTGCACGCGGGGCTTTGGGCCGCGGTACAAGGTAGAGTCATGGCCGTCGATACCATTTTTGGCAAACGCAAAATGCTAACGGTAAAAATAAGCGACGGAAACGGTACCATCACCCTGCGTTTTTTCAATTTTACTGCCGCGATAAAGAATAATTTTTCACAAGGTAAGTTAGTACATGCTTACGGTGAAGTTAAGCGTGGCGGTATAGGGCTGGAGATTGTTCACCCTGACTACAAGTTCTATGTCAGTGAACAAAAGCCGGATGTGGAACAGAGCTTAACCCCAGTTTATCCAACCACCGACGGATTGCGTCAAATCACTTTGCGTAACCTAACGGAACAAGCCTTAGCGCTACTCGATAAAGCGGCGGTACAAGAGCTGCTACCATCCGGTTTGTACGATCACCAAATTACCATGTCCCAAGCGCTGCACACCATTCATCGCCCACCACCAAGCATTAACGTCGACGAATTTGATGAGGGCAAACATCCTGCGCAAATTCGTTTAATCATGGAAGAATTGTTGGCGCAGAACCTCTCTATGCTTGCCGTGCGCAGCAAAGGACAACAAGACGTCGCATTACCCTTGGCATCGTGTGAGCATCTTAAAAATCAACTCCTTGCTCAACTGCCATTCTCACCAACCAATGCACAAACTCGTGTCGTCAAAGAGATTGAAGCTGACTTAGAAAAAGCGCACCCCATGATGCGTCTCGTACAAGGTGATGTAGGTTCAGGAAAAACTTTGGTGGCGGCGCTAGCGGCGGTCAGAGCCATTGAGCACGGCTACCAAGTCGCACTCATGGCACCGACAGAACTGCTTGCTGAGCAGCACGCGATTAACTTCGCAAACTGGTTTGAGAAAATGGGCGTAAAAGTGGGTTGGCTTGCCGGCAAACTAAAAGGTAAAGCCAAAGAGGCGGAACTTGCACGTATCGCCAGTGGTGAAGCACAAATGGTGGTCGGAACGCATGCTTTATTCCAAGAGCATGTCGAATTCCACCACCTCGCTTTGGTGATTATTGATGAACAACACCGTTTTGGAGTTCATCAACGATTAGAACTGCGTGAGAAAGGAGCCAAGCAAGGTGCTTATCCACATCAGCTTATCATGACAGCAACTCCGATCCCACGGACGTTGGCGATGACCGCATATGCTGATTTAGAGACTTCAGTCATTGATGAACTGCCGCCCGGTCGAACGCCTATTCAGACCGTTGCTATTCCAGATACCAAACGTGCCGATATCGTTGAGCGTGTGCGAAATGCCTGCTTAAACGAGGGCAAACAAGCGTATTGGGTGTGTACCTTGATTGATGAATCCGAAGTACTGGAAGCCCAAGCTGCGGCAGATACCGCAGAGGAGTTGCAACGTAAACTGCCCGACGTAAAAATTGGCTTGGTACATGGACGAATGAAGCCGGCGGAGAAGCAGGCCGTCATGCAAGACTTCAAGGACAACAAGCTACATCTATTAGTAGCAACAACCGTTATTGAAGTGGGTGTAGACGTACCAAATTCCAGCCTAATGATCATTGAAAACCCAGAGCGTCTAGGTTTGGCCCAGTTACACCAGTTAAGAGGCCGTGTTGGTCGGGGTTCAGTCGCCAGCCATTGTGTATTGCTGTACCACTCTCCGCTATCCAAAACGGCGCAAAAGCGTTTAGGCGTATTACGAGAAAGTAACGATGGGTTTGTCATTGCACAAAAAGACTTAGAGATCCGAGGGCCTGGTGAGCTACTGGGAACCAAACAAACTGGCTTGGCAGACTTTAAGATTGCTGATTTAGTGAGAGATCAACGCCTGATTCCAGAAGTTCAACGCATTGCCCGATACATTCATGACAACTACCCAGCGAATGCGAACGCGATCATCGACCGCTGGCTAGGCGAACGAGACATCTACTCGAAAGCATAG